From Leptospira limi, one genomic window encodes:
- a CDS encoding class I SAM-dependent methyltransferase produces MEPKEHYDNHLGNFYSWMLGDLEPKILAFQEYLKQKKLTPQNQEISIDLGAGNGLQSIALARLGYEVIAIDFNLQLLQELEETRKKKNLPIQTINADMMSVTHWKNQNPSFLLCCGDTLTHLSSKNQIQEFLKLCYETLAPNGNLLLSFRDYSNPLQGNSRFIPVKADDNRILTCILDDEGEKLRVTDQLYEKSNGSWHMKISSYYKTKLSTEECLSLLKVIGFQIVWDEIYQRMTTILAKK; encoded by the coding sequence TCGAACCAAAAATCCTTGCCTTCCAAGAATACTTGAAACAAAAAAAATTAACACCTCAGAACCAGGAAATTTCCATCGACTTGGGTGCAGGGAATGGATTACAATCGATCGCCTTGGCTCGGTTAGGATATGAAGTCATCGCCATCGATTTTAATTTGCAGTTATTACAAGAATTAGAAGAGACGAGAAAAAAGAAAAACCTTCCCATCCAAACAATCAATGCCGATATGATGAGTGTTACACATTGGAAAAACCAAAATCCTAGTTTTCTTTTGTGTTGTGGAGACACATTAACGCATCTTTCTTCCAAAAACCAAATCCAAGAATTTTTGAAACTCTGTTATGAAACCTTAGCTCCGAATGGAAATTTACTCCTCTCCTTTCGCGATTATTCCAATCCCTTACAAGGCAATTCACGTTTTATCCCAGTCAAAGCAGATGATAACCGTATTCTCACTTGTATCTTAGATGATGAAGGAGAAAAACTTCGAGTCACCGACCAACTGTATGAAAAATCAAATGGATCTTGGCATATGAAAATCAGTTCTTATTACAAAACAAAACTCTCAACAGAAGAATGCCTTTCTCTCTTAAAAGTGATAGGATTCCAAATTGTATGGGATGAGATCTACCAAAGGATGACCACCATTTTGGCAAAAAAATAA